The Phoenix dactylifera cultivar Barhee BC4 unplaced genomic scaffold, palm_55x_up_171113_PBpolish2nd_filt_p 000261F, whole genome shotgun sequence genomic interval ATGGAGGGCGCCTCGGAGGAGCTCGAGCGCCGAAGCCGCTACCTTAGCTCCCTTATCCAGCGCACCAAGCTCAAGCCCGACGGCGAGCCGGAGAAGCGCCGCCAGCAGCCGGCAAAGCCCGACAAGGAGAAGCATCGCCCCCACCGTCAGCGgcgggagaagaaggaggaggaaagggatgGGGATGTCGATGGCGGCGAGGATGATGCGCAGGAACAGCGGCAGAACGTGCGGGTGAGGGCGGCGGACATGCCGCCGGCGCTCCAGAAGCGGGCGTTCCGGTGCGCCCGCGAGACGCTTGCCGCCATGCCCAAGCTCGACAGCAAGCGGCTCGCGCTAGCTCTCAAGAAGGCACGCTATCTCCCCCTCCTCGTCCTCCTTTATTTCCTTTTCTCAGATTCGTTTTTCCGCAGCTTTTACCACCGCTTCCCGAACCCTAATCCTCCGTGGGGACGGAGAGTGTTATATAAGGTTCTGTTTTTCGGTGTAGTTATTAGTGTTCGCTATCTTCCTTTAATGCTATGGAATTTATGATGGCATCTGATAATGGAACTTCAGGTGTCGGTTGATGTGGATTTTTGTGGGGACTCTGATTGTTTGTTTTTTGGTAGTGATTGATTAGTGCTGGAGTCTGAACTTTAATTGCTAGCTATATGAATGCATGATATAAGTGGCTTTCTGGTTACTAATCATGTTCGGATTAGCAGCTGAGGATGGAATTGTGATGTTATAGTTTTGATTCTTTTCATAATTGGTACATATTTGAATTTCTGGTATTTGATACAGTGATATATTACTATGCTTCTGGGTAtgaataaattaatatatttaatgagGTTGGAAGTAGGTTGATATTAGATGAAAACCAAAAGGATAGCTTTTGTAAGCGCCACAAGCATGATAAGAAGTAAAGATCTTGCAAATGTTGACATGATTAGTATCCTATTAAGATTTTTGGCAAATAATGTTTGTCAACATTTTTTTAGCAGTTAAAATTGACTGTAACCATGCTATGAGAGAAACATGGCCAACTTCTTTTTCCAGACTAATTGACTTTGTCCTAAGCCCAGAAAATAATATGGAGTTCATTTGATGGTTGAAATTTTTCCCTGGAGTCTTCTTGGTGCTGTATGGAAATCCGGTTACAATGTCCTTGGGACATCTCCTTGTTTGGCGGAAATTAGGTGAGGAGGGAGGTAGGAAGGAGTAGAAGAGATTGGGGAGGTGTTGATagctgatccttcaatcccaaTTTTAAGCACACAAGGAATTACATATTGGGCCAGTTCATCTTGGGATTGTGGGATAAACAACCTTCTCCAT includes:
- the LOC103717347 gene encoding dynein light chain 4, axonemal-like, whose protein sequence is MEGASEELERRSRYLSSLIQRTKLKPDGEPEKRRQQPAKPDKEKHRPHRQRREKKEEERDGDVDGGEDDAQEQRQNVRVRAADMPPALQKRAFRCARETLAAMPKLDSKRLALALKKEFDLSYGPAWHCIVGTSFGSYVTHSLGGFLYFSIDKVYILLFRTAVEPLGH